attctgttcctctctctctgtccagctgGACTGAACAGCTGGTGGTTTATCCCAGGACTAACAAGCAGAACCAGAAGAAGAAACGCAAGGTGGAGTCCACCACTTCTCAGGAGCCAGGACCAGCTAAAGTGGCTGTGAAGGGATCAGGTATCCCCGAGGGGGGCTCGGAGAACGTTCCGGACTCCAGCTCCATCATCTGGCAGGAGGAGCTGAGCCACAGAGAGGCCGAGGGGGTGGCCTTGTGGCCTGCTCCTGACCTCCCCAGGCTGGGCTCACCACAGCCCTCTACAGGTATGGAGTAACCATGGTACAGTACACATCTTGCCCCATGGTCCCCATCTCTAGTGTATATGTGCTGCATCAGATATATCTGAAGTGATTGGAATGGTGTTAGCAAGCAACACAGCTGTGAAATATTATAACATTACAATGGAGAGATCATCTGTCTGTCTTTGACCTTCCACCCCAACCCTTTTCCAGGTGACTGTGGTTCCGTGGCCCGTGGCTCAGACGCCGGCTCAGTCAACGGTGACGAGGTGGACCGAAGTGGCCTCCACGGCTCGGTCCCTCTCGCCCACCACGACCTCCTGTCTCCTACGGGCTCCTGCTCCAGCCTGGGTGGAGTCCCCCGCTGCTTCTCCCCGCTCCCCAGCGACCCCTTTCCCTCCGGCAGCTCCCTGCTGTCCAATGGCTCTCACATCAGCGGTTCGGTCAGCTCGCTGGACTCCGATGCAAGCGGCAACACGGTGGCCAGCACAGAGAGCCACCTGGCAGGGCGGTTAGGGTTGGTCCTGGGAGGGCACCATGATACTCCACGGTCCAGGAGGCTGGAGGCCGAGGCCAGGAAGGCAGAAAAGAGGAGCAGAGTGAGGAGtcctggtgaggagagagaggccaTTTTCAGTCCTGAG
This is a stretch of genomic DNA from Oncorhynchus clarkii lewisi isolate Uvic-CL-2024 unplaced genomic scaffold, UVic_Ocla_1.0 unplaced_contig_13700_pilon_pilon, whole genome shotgun sequence. It encodes these proteins:
- the LOC139399890 gene encoding myosin phosphatase Rho-interacting protein-like, which translates into the protein AKPIYGGWLCLAPEGTDFSNPMQRSRKWQRRFFVLYEHGCLRFALDESSSTLPQGTVNLNLCTDVIDAEPKTGQKNALCIITPEQEYFIRGENKEIINGWTEQLVVYPRTNKQNQKKKRKVESTTSQEPGPAKVAVKGSGIPEGGSENVPDSSSIIWQEELSHREAEGVALWPAPDLPRLGSPQPSTGDCGSVARGSDAGSVNGDEVDRSGLHGSVPLAHHDLLSPTGSCSSLGGVPRCFSPLPSDPFPSGSSLLSNGSHISGSVSSLDSDASGNTVASTESHLAGRLGLVLGGHHDTPRSRRLEAEARKAEKRSRVRSPGEEREAIFSPEKSRSGVIEKLEALELENPERMEVEEAGRTGARQGRSERRRFHTE